The Trichosurus vulpecula isolate mTriVul1 chromosome 4, mTriVul1.pri, whole genome shotgun sequence genome contains a region encoding:
- the TSACC gene encoding TSSK6-activating co-chaperone protein isoform X1, producing MEKPKSNSAKRKVEEECKLLPLCRAKPSPSFIHLPAANPATCQNNQSAKLQTGVDIKKPQDCLGLLECMHANLQLQTKLAQQQMAILEDLQSSMTLLIPGGEGKDSMLPAIRPNLLLTCQPQISK from the exons TTGAAGAGGAATGCAAACTTTTGCCTCTTTGTCGTGCTAAGCCCTCCCCAAGTTTCATTCATCTTCCAGCAGCCAACCCAGCCACTTGTCAAAACAATCAGTCAGCAAAGCTACAAACAG GAGTCGACATTAAAAAGCCCCAGGATTGCTTAGGTCTGCTTGAGTGTATGCACGCCAATCTCCAACTTCAAACCAAACTTGCCCAACAACAGATGGCCATCCTAGAAGATCTACAGTCCTCCATGACTCTGCTGATTCCTGGGGGGGAGGGTAAGGACTCTATGCTGCCAGCTATACGTCCAAATTTGCTGTTGACTTGCCAACCTCAAATCAGTAAATGA